The following are encoded together in the Pararhizobium qamdonense genome:
- a CDS encoding sugar ABC transporter ATP-binding protein, translating to MIQEHVFRIEGLRKSFGPIQVLGGVDLNLRAGAVTVLMGANGAGKSTLVRIVSGVYGRDAGKITLAGEPYAPATPADAIRAGVVTVHQNINDGVVADLDVATNLTLDRLNGRGAHLIFNPRRVRREAQAVAGRMGLAIDLNATVADLSLADRQMVSIARAMAHEPKVLILDEPTSSLSSAEADRLFELVDRLRARGVAILYISHRMSDIRRLADSIVSLRDGRIAGLFEGETLDYEGAVNAMLGQKISLSNIVVRDGTAPVFTAENLTIARGAKPFSLTLGDGEVVAITGLVGVGKTALAETLFGARLPVSGSMMLDGRAYAPKTTRAAIDQGVFLIAKDRGDSGIVPDFNIYENVSLPFLKRISNFGISNRRAERAQARQQISALGIVCRTERDEMNTLSGGNQQKVMVGRWLSQASRLLILDEPFQGVDISARRDIAAKLRASASGRATIVFLTELDEAFEIADRILVMSEHTLVGEHRNAGINVDRLLAEIAGHHEMVL from the coding sequence ATGATACAGGAACACGTTTTCCGTATTGAGGGTCTGCGCAAATCGTTCGGGCCCATCCAGGTTCTGGGTGGCGTCGATCTGAATTTGCGTGCAGGGGCCGTCACGGTGCTGATGGGCGCCAACGGAGCCGGAAAATCGACATTGGTGCGGATCGTCAGCGGCGTCTATGGACGCGACGCGGGTAAGATCACGCTTGCAGGCGAGCCTTACGCGCCGGCCACGCCCGCCGATGCGATCCGCGCCGGCGTCGTCACCGTGCACCAGAACATCAATGACGGCGTCGTCGCCGATCTCGATGTGGCGACCAACCTGACGCTCGACCGTCTGAATGGTCGCGGCGCCCACCTGATTTTCAATCCCCGCCGCGTGCGGCGCGAAGCCCAGGCCGTTGCCGGCCGCATGGGGCTTGCCATCGATCTCAACGCCACAGTCGCCGATCTCTCGCTGGCCGACCGGCAGATGGTGTCGATTGCCCGCGCCATGGCGCATGAACCCAAGGTGCTCATTCTCGACGAGCCGACATCGTCGCTGTCGAGCGCTGAGGCAGACCGGCTGTTCGAGCTTGTCGACCGGCTGCGCGCCCGTGGTGTTGCCATCCTTTATATTTCCCACCGCATGTCCGACATCCGCCGGCTTGCCGACAGCATCGTCTCCCTGCGGGACGGCCGTATTGCCGGGCTGTTTGAAGGCGAGACACTCGATTACGAAGGTGCCGTCAATGCCATGCTCGGCCAGAAGATCAGTCTGAGTAACATCGTCGTGCGCGATGGTACCGCCCCGGTCTTCACAGCGGAAAACCTGACGATCGCGCGAGGTGCAAAGCCGTTTTCGTTGACGCTGGGCGATGGCGAAGTGGTGGCGATCACCGGCCTTGTCGGCGTCGGCAAGACGGCGCTCGCCGAAACCCTGTTCGGCGCCCGCCTTCCGGTGTCCGGATCAATGATGCTGGACGGCCGCGCCTACGCGCCAAAAACCACGCGGGCGGCGATCGATCAGGGCGTCTTCCTGATCGCCAAGGATCGCGGCGACAGCGGCATCGTTCCGGATTTCAACATCTATGAGAATGTCAGCCTGCCGTTCCTCAAGCGCATCTCGAATTTCGGCATTTCCAACCGCCGGGCCGAGCGGGCACAGGCGCGCCAGCAGATTTCAGCGCTTGGCATCGTCTGCCGGACCGAACGCGACGAGATGAACACGCTGTCGGGCGGCAACCAGCAGAAGGTCATGGTCGGCCGCTGGCTGAGCCAGGCGTCACGCCTGCTGATCCTCGACGAGCCGTTCCAGGGTGTCGATATTTCCGCGCGCCGGGATATTGCCGCAAAACTGCGGGCGTCTGCATCGGGGCGCGCAACGATCGTATTTCTCACCGAGCTGGATGAAGCCTTCGAGATCGCCGACCGCATTCTGGTGATGTCGGAACATACGCTGGTCGGAGAACACCGCAACGCCGGCATCAATGTCGACAGACTTCTGGCCGAAATCGCCGGCCACCACGAAATGGTACTTTGA
- the mtnK gene encoding S-methyl-5-thioribose kinase: MTISNFEALTPETLPQRLGSNAALSDRIGADSAEWKVREVGDGNLNLVFIVDGGTGSAIVKQALPYVRLVGESWPLPLKRSYFEYHALKREAERDPGMVPEILHFDREQAIIVMEFLTPHVILRRALIDGRRLPKIARDLGLFLARTLFRGSDLSMEARKRKEDLALFADNVELCDITENLVFSDPYFDAKLNHFTTPQLDGIVAELRADRDLKVEAQRLKHLFTANAETLLHGDLHTGSVMVTDTETKVIDPEFAFYGPMAIDVGMLLSNFWMSYFSQSGHEQDGSREEMRTYLLDVIVEIWGTFRAEFAHLWRTERTGILYQRTLFENQGDHLGSEQALDEVLHTLWTDMLGFAGIEMHRRILGLAHNADFETIEDPDVRARCETKALKLGRHLAVNRRRIHSIADINALAQRLEKESVI, translated from the coding sequence ATGACTATAAGCAATTTCGAAGCGCTGACGCCTGAGACCCTGCCGCAGCGGCTGGGGAGCAATGCAGCGCTCTCAGACAGGATCGGCGCGGATAGTGCAGAATGGAAGGTGCGCGAGGTCGGCGACGGCAATCTCAACCTTGTCTTCATCGTCGATGGCGGCACGGGAAGCGCCATTGTCAAGCAGGCGCTGCCCTATGTGCGCCTTGTCGGCGAGAGCTGGCCGCTGCCGCTGAAACGCTCCTATTTCGAATATCATGCGCTGAAGCGCGAGGCCGAGCGAGACCCCGGCATGGTGCCGGAGATCCTGCATTTCGACCGCGAGCAGGCGATCATCGTCATGGAATTCCTGACGCCGCACGTCATCCTGCGCCGGGCGCTGATTGACGGACGCCGGCTACCGAAGATCGCCCGCGACCTTGGCCTGTTTCTGGCCCGCACGCTGTTTCGCGGCTCGGACCTCTCCATGGAAGCCCGTAAACGCAAGGAGGACCTCGCGCTCTTCGCCGATAATGTCGAGCTCTGCGACATCACCGAAAACCTGGTCTTTTCCGATCCCTATTTCGATGCCAAGCTCAATCATTTCACCACTCCGCAGCTGGACGGCATTGTTGCGGAACTGCGCGCCGACCGCGATCTCAAGGTCGAGGCGCAACGGCTGAAGCATCTGTTTACCGCCAATGCCGAAACGCTGCTGCATGGCGATCTGCACACGGGTTCGGTCATGGTCACCGACACGGAAACGAAGGTTATCGATCCAGAGTTCGCGTTCTACGGGCCGATGGCAATCGATGTCGGCATGCTTTTGTCGAATTTCTGGATGAGCTATTTTTCGCAGTCCGGCCACGAACAGGACGGCAGCCGCGAAGAGATGCGCACCTATCTGCTCGACGTTATCGTCGAGATCTGGGGCACATTCCGCGCCGAATTCGCGCATCTCTGGCGCACTGAGCGCACAGGTATCCTGTACCAGCGCACCTTGTTCGAGAACCAGGGCGATCACCTCGGATCGGAGCAGGCGCTGGACGAGGTACTGCACACGCTCTGGACCGACATGCTCGGCTTTGCCGGCATTGAAATGCACCGGCGCATTCTCGGCCTTGCCCATAATGCCGATTTCGAAACCATTGAAGACCCGGACGTCCGGGCCCGCTGCGAAACCAAGGCGCTCAAGCTCGGGCGCCACCTAGCCGTCAATCGGCGCCGCATCCACAGCATTGCCGATATCAATGCGCTTGCGCAACGCCTCGAGAAGGAGTCAGTCATTTGA
- the mtnA gene encoding S-methyl-5-thioribose-1-phosphate isomerase translates to MNVGDRHYHTIWLNEDGRSVDIIDQRWLPHEFRIVTLKTVDDVAVAIRDMWVRGAPLIGVTAAYGVAIAMRDDASDAALDAVWDVLHETRPTAINLRWALDEMRNGLRKVPVSERAAAAYQRAADIAEEDVQLNRSIGTNGLKVIREIAARKKPGEPVNILTHCNAGWLATVDYGTATAPIYMAAEAGIPVHVYVDETRPRNQGAQLTAWELNGHGVPHTLIVDNAGGHLMQHGQIDMVIVGTDRTTADGDVCNKIGTYLKALAAKDNGVPFYVALPSPTIDWTVHDGVKEIPIEERNSDEVTFVQGRAADGSIATVRISPEGSSAANPAFDVTPARLITGLITERGIASASPEGLKALFPERS, encoded by the coding sequence TTGAACGTCGGAGATCGCCACTACCATACTATCTGGCTGAACGAGGACGGCCGGTCCGTCGATATCATCGACCAGCGCTGGCTGCCGCACGAGTTCCGGATCGTCACGCTCAAGACCGTCGATGATGTGGCTGTCGCCATCCGCGACATGTGGGTGCGCGGCGCGCCGCTGATCGGTGTGACGGCTGCCTATGGCGTCGCCATCGCCATGCGCGACGATGCCAGCGACGCCGCACTCGATGCCGTCTGGGACGTGCTGCACGAAACCCGTCCGACCGCGATTAACCTGCGCTGGGCGCTGGACGAGATGCGCAATGGTCTTCGCAAGGTGCCGGTTTCAGAACGGGCTGCCGCTGCCTATCAGCGTGCCGCTGACATTGCCGAGGAGGATGTCCAACTCAACCGCAGCATCGGCACCAATGGCCTGAAGGTGATCCGCGAAATTGCCGCCCGCAAGAAGCCGGGCGAGCCCGTCAATATCCTCACCCACTGTAATGCCGGCTGGCTGGCGACCGTCGATTACGGAACTGCCACCGCGCCGATCTACATGGCGGCGGAGGCGGGCATTCCGGTGCATGTCTATGTGGACGAGACGCGCCCGCGCAACCAGGGTGCCCAGCTGACCGCATGGGAGCTGAACGGCCACGGCGTGCCGCATACGCTGATCGTCGACAATGCCGGTGGCCACCTGATGCAGCATGGCCAGATCGACATGGTGATCGTCGGCACGGACCGCACCACCGCCGATGGCGACGTCTGTAACAAGATCGGCACCTATTTGAAGGCGCTCGCCGCCAAGGACAATGGTGTCCCCTTCTACGTCGCCCTGCCCTCGCCGACCATCGACTGGACCGTGCATGATGGTGTCAAGGAGATCCCGATCGAGGAGCGCAACAGCGATGAAGTGACCTTCGTGCAAGGCCGCGCGGCCGATGGCTCGATTGCCACGGTACGCATCTCGCCGGAGGGAAGTTCAGCCGCCAACCCGGCCTTCGATGTGACGCCGGCACGCCTGATTACCGGCCTGATCACCGAACGCGGCATCGCCAGCGCCTCGCCCGAGGGGCTGAAGGCCTTGTTTCCGGAACGGAGCTGA
- a CDS encoding transketolase, with protein MILSNQQTTEDVAAGIRKRVFLHTMRNNGGYLSQACSAAESLAFLYNEALTLGEPTLPKVPLPFAGVPSAANPDAFTGAGYHGPFAPEFDRLIISPAHYALVIYSALIQAGRMDEHALDHFNVDGGSVEMIGAEHSPGMEVTTGSLAQGLSMAAGIAWARKRKGEPGKVWVYMSDGEFQEGQTWESLAAMAYHGIDNVRVIVDVNRQQCDGAMSSVLDLGDLAARVTSFGVTCRSIDGHDLDAMRKAADSAEPGKPLIILANTSPYQGMQFLKKRFPRLHYVRFKSADERREMQTAIAAELGFDEAEIARA; from the coding sequence ATGATCCTGTCCAATCAGCAGACCACAGAAGATGTCGCCGCCGGCATTCGCAAGCGGGTTTTCCTGCACACCATGCGCAACAATGGCGGTTATCTCAGCCAGGCCTGTTCGGCCGCCGAAAGCCTGGCATTCCTCTACAATGAAGCCTTGACGCTCGGCGAACCGACCTTGCCGAAAGTACCGCTGCCGTTCGCCGGCGTGCCGTCGGCGGCCAATCCGGATGCCTTTACCGGTGCCGGCTATCACGGCCCGTTTGCGCCTGAATTTGACCGGCTGATCATTTCTCCGGCGCATTATGCCCTGGTGATCTATTCGGCGCTGATCCAGGCCGGCCGCATGGACGAACACGCGCTGGACCACTTCAACGTCGATGGCGGCTCCGTCGAGATGATCGGCGCCGAACACAGTCCGGGTATGGAAGTGACCACCGGCTCGCTGGCTCAGGGGCTTTCGATGGCGGCAGGGATTGCATGGGCACGCAAGCGCAAAGGCGAGCCCGGCAAGGTCTGGGTCTATATGTCCGACGGCGAGTTCCAGGAGGGGCAGACTTGGGAAAGCCTGGCTGCGATGGCCTATCACGGCATCGACAACGTCCGCGTCATCGTCGATGTCAACCGCCAGCAATGCGACGGCGCCATGTCTTCGGTGCTTGACCTCGGAGACCTTGCCGCGCGCGTCACTTCCTTTGGCGTCACGTGCCGCTCGATCGACGGCCACGATCTCGATGCGATGCGTAAAGCGGCCGATAGCGCCGAGCCGGGCAAGCCGCTGATCATCCTGGCCAACACCTCGCCCTATCAGGGCATGCAATTCCTCAAGAAACGCTTTCCCCGCCTGCATTACGTCCGCTTCAAATCGGCGGACGAACGCCGCGAAATGCAGACCGCCATCGCCGCCGAACTCGGCTTCGATGAAGCCGAAATTGCGAGGGCATGA
- a CDS encoding transketolase family protein, protein MADIVNRPYAKAFETFASARPDILCLSADLTSSCEVDGFRDKYPDQFLSLGMAEQNMLSFAGGLAMQGFRPFLHTFSVFLYRRPYDQLINSIAYSNRKVRLMGFLPGITTPGGITHQAIEDISVMRAIPNMTILECGDATEVETVLEVADSIDGPVYVRVLRGEVPRLFSTPFEFNRLRTLSEGDDVLVVTAGVCTEEALRAAGPLKARGIGIHHLHVSTLKPFDREGLIKAARGKKGVVTLENHTINGGLGSLVAEILSEEGLGVKLRRLGLQDTFAHGASKPYLMKKYGLDASALVSAIGQLLDKNLKIDDAELDAVRIDTVHSAAKAEAL, encoded by the coding sequence ATGGCCGATATCGTCAACCGTCCCTATGCCAAGGCCTTCGAGACCTTCGCATCCGCCCGTCCTGACATCCTCTGCCTGTCGGCGGATCTCACGTCGTCCTGCGAGGTCGATGGTTTCCGGGATAAATATCCCGATCAGTTCCTGTCCCTCGGCATGGCCGAACAGAACATGCTGTCCTTTGCCGGCGGTCTCGCCATGCAGGGGTTCCGGCCGTTCCTGCACACGTTTTCGGTCTTCCTCTACCGCCGCCCCTATGATCAGCTGATCAACTCGATCGCCTATTCCAACCGCAAGGTGCGGCTGATGGGCTTCCTGCCGGGGATCACCACGCCCGGCGGCATCACCCATCAGGCGATCGAGGACATCTCGGTGATGCGGGCCATTCCGAACATGACGATCCTTGAATGCGGCGACGCCACCGAAGTCGAGACCGTCCTTGAGGTTGCCGATAGCATCGATGGACCGGTCTATGTCCGCGTCCTGCGCGGCGAAGTCCCACGATTATTTTCGACCCCGTTCGAATTCAACAGGCTGCGCACGCTCAGTGAAGGAGACGATGTCCTTGTGGTGACGGCAGGAGTGTGCACCGAAGAGGCCCTGCGCGCCGCCGGTCCCTTGAAGGCTCGCGGTATCGGCATCCACCATCTGCATGTCTCCACCCTCAAACCCTTCGATCGCGAGGGCCTGATCAAGGCGGCGCGCGGCAAGAAGGGCGTCGTCACGTTGGAAAACCACACGATCAACGGCGGTCTCGGCTCGCTGGTGGCGGAAATCCTTTCGGAGGAAGGGCTTGGCGTCAAACTGCGGCGTCTCGGCCTGCAGGATACGTTCGCGCATGGCGCGTCCAAGCCATATCTGATGAAGAAATACGGGCTCGACGCCAGCGCCCTCGTCTCTGCCATCGGCCAGCTTCTCGATAAGAACCTTAAGATCGACGATGCGGAACTGGACGCCGTTCGCATCGACACCGTGCACTCGGCTGCAAAGGCGGAGGCGCTGTAA
- a CDS encoding RuBisCO large subunit C-terminal-like domain-containing protein yields the protein MARFSVTYWIGVASETDARARALEIAVEQTVEIPRDIVPAGYIEDEILGQIDSIYPCTEPRGGFFTEISYSDDDIGDDFLQLLNIVFGNSSIRTQTRVETMTLSQAIIKLLPGPRFGTPGLRARTGVSHGPILMSAIKPVGLSTAELAGLAHQFALGGMDYVKDDHGLANQKTSPFAERVKACTDAIGEANAKTGLATTYVSNITGPATQIFERAWTAKEMGAGGVMLAPSLVGFDVSRALAADPDFGLPIVSHPTFGGTNVITPATGFSHRFFYGLLQRLMGVDAVIYPNFGGRFSFSREECLAIVDGCTCDLGGLKPILPAPGGGMTFERVPEMRDAYGENVMYLIGGALLREKSDLPAACRKLIDAVRTAR from the coding sequence ATGGCCCGATTTTCGGTCACCTACTGGATCGGCGTTGCCAGCGAGACTGACGCCCGCGCCCGCGCGCTGGAAATCGCCGTCGAGCAGACGGTGGAGATCCCCCGCGATATCGTACCGGCCGGTTATATCGAGGACGAAATCCTCGGCCAGATCGACAGCATCTATCCCTGCACCGAGCCCCGCGGCGGGTTCTTCACGGAGATCTCCTATAGCGACGACGATATCGGCGACGATTTTCTCCAGCTCCTGAACATCGTCTTCGGCAATTCCTCGATCCGGACGCAGACCCGCGTCGAAACGATGACCTTGTCGCAAGCAATCATCAAACTGTTGCCCGGCCCAAGGTTCGGAACGCCGGGCCTGCGCGCACGCACCGGTGTGAGCCACGGGCCAATCCTGATGTCGGCGATCAAGCCTGTTGGCCTTTCCACGGCCGAGCTTGCTGGGCTTGCACATCAGTTTGCGCTGGGCGGCATGGATTACGTCAAGGACGATCACGGCCTGGCCAATCAGAAGACATCGCCCTTTGCAGAGCGCGTCAAAGCCTGCACCGATGCCATCGGCGAGGCCAATGCCAAGACCGGCTTGGCCACCACCTATGTGTCGAACATCACCGGACCCGCCACCCAGATCTTCGAGCGTGCCTGGACGGCCAAGGAAATGGGGGCCGGCGGCGTCATGCTGGCGCCCTCGCTCGTCGGCTTCGATGTATCGCGTGCCCTGGCGGCGGACCCGGATTTCGGCTTGCCGATCGTCTCGCATCCGACCTTCGGCGGCACCAATGTGATCACCCCGGCCACGGGCTTTTCCCACCGCTTTTTCTACGGCCTCCTGCAGCGGCTGATGGGCGTCGATGCGGTCATCTATCCGAATTTCGGCGGCCGGTTCAGCTTTTCGCGTGAGGAATGCCTGGCGATTGTCGATGGCTGCACCTGCGATCTCGGCGGTCTGAAGCCCATCCTGCCTGCGCCCGGCGGGGGCATGACCTTCGAGCGTGTGCCGGAAATGCGCGATGCGTATGGTGAAAACGTGATGTATCTGATCGGCGGAGCACTGCTGCGCGAAAAGTCCGACCTTCCGGCCGCCTGCCGCAAGCTCATCGATGCCGTTCGAACGGCAAGATAA
- a CDS encoding aspartate aminotransferase family protein — protein sequence MIISNHKYSLPELRAQDAAHFLHPFSDHKELRALGSRMIVRGEGPFIYDSEGAELLDAMAGLWCVNIGYGRDELADVAAAQMRELPYYNAFFKCATPAPVQLSAKLADIAPANINQVFYGSSGSESNDTALRLVRHYWALEGKPEKTIIISRNNAYHGSTVAGASLGGMRHMHKQMGGMVPDIVHVMEPYAYELALPGESDDEFGLRAARAIEEAILAAGAGRVAAFIGEPVMGAGGVRIPPASYWPEVQRICRKYDILLMLDEVITGYGRTGEWFAATTFGIEADTITTAKALTSGYQPLSALLVGDRIAATLVEKGGEFNHGYTYSGHPVCCAVALKNLEIIGNEGLVDRVREDTGPYLAQELARRLNNHPLVGQTRSVGLMGAVEIVRDKQERTRFKPDGSAAIKVRDHAVQNGLMIRATGDTLIMSPPLVWTRATIDLALDRLLKALDLAEADLAPHR from the coding sequence ATGATCATTTCGAACCATAAATATTCCCTGCCGGAATTGCGGGCGCAGGATGCTGCACATTTCCTACATCCCTTCTCCGATCACAAAGAGTTGCGAGCCCTCGGATCCCGCATGATCGTGCGCGGCGAAGGACCTTTTATCTACGATAGCGAGGGCGCAGAGCTTCTCGACGCGATGGCCGGGCTCTGGTGCGTCAATATCGGTTACGGCCGTGACGAACTGGCGGATGTTGCCGCCGCGCAGATGCGCGAACTGCCCTATTACAACGCATTTTTCAAATGCGCGACGCCCGCCCCGGTGCAGCTGTCTGCCAAGCTTGCCGACATTGCGCCTGCGAATATCAACCAGGTGTTCTACGGCTCGTCCGGCTCGGAATCGAACGATACAGCGCTGCGTCTGGTGCGCCACTATTGGGCGCTGGAGGGAAAGCCGGAAAAGACCATCATCATCTCGCGCAACAATGCGTATCACGGCTCGACGGTCGCCGGTGCATCGCTGGGCGGCATGCGCCACATGCACAAGCAGATGGGCGGCATGGTTCCCGATATCGTGCATGTGATGGAGCCCTATGCCTATGAACTGGCCCTGCCGGGCGAAAGCGATGATGAGTTTGGCCTGCGCGCAGCACGCGCCATTGAAGAAGCGATCCTTGCGGCAGGCGCCGGCAGGGTGGCAGCCTTTATCGGCGAACCGGTCATGGGGGCCGGGGGCGTGCGCATTCCGCCCGCAAGCTACTGGCCGGAAGTCCAGCGTATCTGCCGCAAATACGATATCCTGTTGATGCTCGATGAAGTCATTACCGGCTATGGCCGCACCGGCGAATGGTTCGCCGCCACCACATTCGGCATCGAGGCGGACACGATTACCACGGCAAAGGCGCTGACTTCAGGCTACCAGCCGCTTTCCGCACTTCTGGTCGGTGACCGGATCGCCGCGACCCTGGTCGAAAAGGGCGGCGAGTTCAATCACGGCTATACCTATTCCGGCCACCCCGTCTGCTGCGCCGTCGCCCTGAAGAACCTGGAGATCATCGGCAACGAAGGCCTGGTCGATCGCGTCAGAGAGGATACCGGGCCCTATCTCGCCCAGGAACTCGCCAGACGGCTCAACAATCATCCGCTGGTCGGGCAGACGCGGTCGGTCGGGCTGATGGGTGCCGTCGAGATCGTCCGCGACAAGCAAGAGCGGACACGGTTCAAACCAGATGGATCAGCCGCAATTAAAGTACGCGATCACGCCGTCCAGAACGGTCTGATGATCCGCGCCACGGGCGATACGCTGATCATGTCGCCGCCGCTGGTCTGGACCCGCGCCACGATCGATCTTGCCCTGGACCGCCTGCTGAAGGCTTTAGACCTTGCCGAGGCCGATCTGGCACCGCACCGGTAA
- a CDS encoding GntR family transcriptional regulator, with product MEAIGLVSLGRLPMESMKQWVYRNLRLAIMTGRFPPGLPVTIQGIAEMLDVSAMPVREALHRLVADGALQHLDNRRVRVPDVDPEKFDEIIAARIALETVAAERALPLIDPVRIVLLQNIDAEIDAAYRAGNIEQAIEANFAFHRCLYEVRSSVVLLPLIESVWLRLGPLMRAAAENLGESYRFDRHAPVFAAIAAKDGAALKAAIAADIEEGAGHLGYQRCLDAKSRQLAVRK from the coding sequence ATGGAGGCGATCGGGCTGGTTTCGCTGGGCAGGCTGCCGATGGAATCGATGAAACAATGGGTGTATCGCAACCTGCGCCTGGCGATCATGACCGGCCGCTTTCCGCCGGGCTTGCCGGTAACCATTCAAGGCATTGCCGAAATGCTGGATGTCAGCGCCATGCCGGTGCGCGAAGCGCTTCACCGGCTTGTCGCCGACGGCGCCCTTCAGCATCTCGACAATCGCCGCGTCCGGGTGCCCGATGTCGATCCGGAAAAATTCGACGAGATTATTGCCGCCCGCATCGCTCTGGAGACAGTGGCTGCCGAACGCGCCCTGCCCCTGATTGATCCTGTACGCATCGTACTTTTGCAGAATATCGATGCAGAGATCGACGCCGCTTACAGAGCCGGGAATATCGAGCAGGCGATAGAAGCCAATTTTGCGTTCCACCGCTGTCTTTACGAGGTCCGCTCCTCGGTGGTTCTTTTACCGTTGATCGAATCCGTCTGGCTGCGGCTTGGCCCCTTGATGCGCGCGGCAGCGGAAAACCTGGGCGAGAGCTACCGCTTCGATCGTCATGCCCCGGTTTTCGCAGCCATTGCAGCAAAGGACGGGGCTGCACTCAAGGCGGCCATCGCAGCCGATATTGAGGAAGGTGCCGGACATCTCGGCTATCAGCGATGTCTCGATGCCAAATCGCGCCAGCTCGCGGTGCGAAAATAG
- a CDS encoding LysR family transcriptional regulator, translating into MNDYKALRTFLLAAEKRNFAQVARELDMTPAAVTRAIAALENDLGVQLFVRTTRQVSLTTDGAIYAAQVQPAMEVLENARKEVMNTHKADHGRLRISAPTWFGQQILPPILSGFTELYPKISFEISLADGLVNIIDDDYDLAIRISAAPSDKFTIWRKISIVHRILVAAPGSRFASMKHPNELTPDDCLAYSGESRRETWTLSDGSGSATISAGRAFSANSGGVLANMAAHGTGVAMLPKFHVAEHLRTGRLIHVLNGWSPPDLWLTLYYPPYQALPPRIASFSKFFEQQAPAFMTAIE; encoded by the coding sequence ATGAATGACTACAAGGCTCTGCGAACGTTTCTTCTGGCTGCCGAGAAGCGGAATTTTGCTCAAGTGGCACGCGAACTGGACATGACGCCGGCTGCCGTCACGCGCGCCATTGCCGCCCTTGAAAACGATCTCGGGGTTCAGCTCTTCGTTCGAACCACACGCCAGGTCTCCCTGACGACGGATGGAGCGATCTATGCCGCGCAGGTTCAGCCGGCGATGGAGGTGCTGGAAAACGCGCGCAAAGAGGTGATGAACACGCATAAGGCCGATCACGGCCGGCTGCGGATCAGTGCGCCGACCTGGTTCGGCCAGCAGATCCTGCCCCCGATCCTGTCCGGTTTCACGGAGCTTTACCCAAAGATCAGCTTCGAAATCTCGCTCGCGGATGGGCTGGTGAACATTATCGATGATGATTACGATCTGGCGATCCGCATCTCGGCCGCACCTTCGGACAAGTTCACCATCTGGCGAAAGATCAGCATCGTACACCGCATCCTCGTCGCCGCGCCGGGGAGCCGGTTTGCGAGCATGAAACATCCGAACGAGCTGACACCGGACGATTGCCTAGCCTATAGCGGCGAAAGCCGGCGCGAGACCTGGACCTTGTCGGATGGAAGCGGCAGTGCCACGATTTCGGCGGGTAGAGCCTTCAGCGCCAATAGCGGCGGCGTTCTCGCCAACATGGCCGCACATGGCACAGGCGTCGCGATGCTCCCAAAATTCCACGTCGCCGAACATCTGCGCACAGGAAGATTGATCCACGTCCTCAACGGCTGGTCGCCCCCAGACCTCTGGCTAACGCTGTACTATCCGCCCTACCAAGCCTTGCCACCCCGGATCGCGTCGTTCTCGAAATTTTTCGAACAACAGGCACCGGCATTCATGACCGCGATCGAGTGA